In the genome of Streptomyces sp. SLBN-118, the window TCGCTGCCGCAGACGATCGCGGTGCATCCCTTGTCCAGCAGCGCTCCGGCCGCCGCATGGCCGCCCTCGACGCTGAACAGGGAGCGCTGTACCAGCTGTTCGGCCGCCGCGGCGGTGTAGCCGTGGATGCCGACGAGGGCGTCCGTGAACCCCTCGGCCTTGCGGCCCGCCGGCACATAGCGCAGGGGGCCGATCGCGAGACCGATCCGCTCGTGTCCCAGCTCGGCCAGATGGTGTACGGCCATCCGCATCGCCGCCCGGTCGTCGCAGGAGACGCAGGGCGCGTTGATGTGCTCGCTGTAGCCGTTGATGAGGACGAACGGAACGCCCCGGTCGGCGAGTTCGGCATACCTCGAGTGATCGGCCGCGGTGTCGGAGTGCACGCCGGACAGGAAGACGATGCCGTTGACACCGCTCTCCTGGAGCTGTTCGACCAGTTCGTCCTCGGTCGCGCCGCCCGGCAGCTGGGTGCACAGGAGCGGCGTGTAGCCGTGCCCGGCCAGGACCTGTTCGACGGCCTGGGCGAAGGCGGGGAAGATCGGGTTGGTGAGCGCGGGGGTCAGCAGCCCGACGAGGCCCGCGCTGCGCTGCCGCAGCCGTACGGGCCTCTCGTAGCCGAGCACGTCGAGCGCCGCGAGCACCCGCTGGCGGGTACCGCTCGCGACGCCCGGCTTGCCGTTCATGACGCGGCTGGCCGTCGCCTCGCTGACCGAGGCCTGGGCCGCGATGTCCGCGAGCCGCGGGGCCGCGCCGGTCTGGACCCCGCCGCTCCGCGACGCCTCGCCCCGCGCGGGGGGAATGGTCACCGAGTCCACCACACAGTGCTGTCTGCGGGCAGTTCGGCCTCGCCGCCCGCCGGCTCCACGGCGGTGCTGGCCAGCAGGACGCGGCCGGGTGCCGGGATCCGTACGGCCGCACCCGTGGTGTTCACGGTGCAGACGAAGCCGCCCGGGCGCCGCAGGGCGAGCACGCCCTCGGGCGCCTCGAGCCACTCGACCGCGTCGCCCGCGCCGAGCGCGGGATGCTCCCGGCGCGTCGCGAGCGCGCTGCGGTACAGCTCCAGGGTCGAGCCCGCCACGCCGGTCTGCGCCTCGACACTGAGCGCGGCCCAGCTTTCCGGCTGGGGCAGCCAGCTGCCGCCGGTGCCGAAGCCGTACGAAAAGCCGTCGGCGGTCCAGGGGATCGGCACCCGGCAGCCGTCACGGAAGCCGTCCTGGCCCTCGGTGCGGCCGAAGGCCGGGTCCTGGCGTACGTCGTCGGGCAGATCGGTGACGTCGGGGAGGCCCAGCTCCTCGCCCTGGTAGAGGTAGGCGGAGCCGGGCAGCGCCAGCATCAGCAGGGTGGCGGCGCGGGCCCGGCGCAGGCCGAGTTCGCGGTCACCGGCCTCGCGGATCTGAGTGCCCCCGGGCGGACCCGCGAAGCGGGTGGCGTGCCGGGTCACGTCGTGGTTGGAGAGCACCCACGTGGCCGGGGCACCGACGGGCCGCATGGCGTTCAGCGACAGGTCGATGACCGCGCGCAGTTCGGCCGCGTCCCAATGGGTGCCCAGGTACTGGAAGTTGAAAGCCTGGTGCAGCTCGTCCGGGCGGACGTAGTTGGCGGTGCGCTCGACGGTCGGGGTCCATGCCTCGGCCACCGCGATACGGTCGCCGGGGTACTCGTCGAGGATCGTGCGCCAGGCGCGGTAGATCTCATGGACACCGTCCTGGTCGAAGAACGGCATGACGTCGTTGCCCAGCAGTTTGAGCTGGTCGCCGGAGCCTATGTCGGGCAGACCGGCCGCCTTGACCAGGCCGTGGGCGACGTCGATGCGGAAACCGTCGACGCCCATGTCGAGCCAGAAGCGCAGGATGGAGCGGAACTCGTCCGCGACGGCCGGGTGTTCCCAGTTGAAGTCGGGCTGCTCGGGGGCGAAGAGGTGCAGGTACCAGTCGCCGGGGGTGCCGTCCGGGTTCTGTGTACGGGTCCAGGCGGAGCCGCCGAAGATGGACTCCCAGTCGTTGGGCGGCAGTTCACCGTCGGCGCCCTTGCCGGGCCGGAAGTGGTAGCGCTCGCGCAGCGGTGAACCCGGGCCCTCGCGCAGTGCGCGCTTGAACCATTCGTGCGCGTCGGAGGAGTGGTTGGGCACCAGGTCGACGATGATGCGCAGGCCGAGGTCGTGGGCGTCGCGGATCAGCGCGTCGGCGTCCAGCAGCGTTCCGAACATCGGGTCGATGGCGCGGTAGTCGGCCACGTCGTATCCGGCGTCGGCCTGCGGGGAGGCGTAGAAGGGGCTGAGCCAGACGGCGTCGACACCGAGGTCCTTCAGGTACGGCAGCCGGCTGCGGATGCCCGGAAGGTCGCCCATGCCGTCGCCGTTCCCGTCGGCGAAGCTGCGGGGGTACACCTGGTAGATGACGGCGCTTCTCCACCAGTCAGCCGAAGCGGTCCGGTCGGCGGTGTGATGGGCGTCAGCCAGGTACTGGGTCATTCTCGATCCCTTGGAGGCTCGGAGGCTCGGTGCAGCGGTTCGGGCGAAACGTCGGACAGCAGGGCGCACCCGGCCGGAATGCGGGCCGGGTGCCCCGGGGCGTACGGGTCAGGATTTGGCGGCGCCGGCGGTGAGACCGGTGACCAGGTGGCGCTGGACCAGATAGAAGAACAGCGACGCGGGGATGGCGATGAGCACGGAGGTGGCGGCCATCAGGTCCCACTGGGTGTCGTGCTCGCTGATGAAGCTGGTGAGGCCCACGGCGAGGGTGTACTTGTCCTGGCTGAGCATGAAGACCGAGGCGTAGGCGACCTCGGCCCAGGCGGTGAGGAAGGTGTAGAACGCGGCGACCGCCAGGCCCGGCCGGGCGAGCGGCAGGATCAGCCGGTAGAAGGTGCCGAAGGGCGAGAGGCCGTCGACCCGGCCGGCTTCGTCGATCTCCCTGGGGATCGTGTCGAAGTACCCCTTGAGCAGCCAGGCGCAGTACGGGATCGCCGTGGTGCAGTAGACCAGGATCAGCGCCAGGTAGGTGTCCAGCAGACCCATGTTGGCCAGGATGTTGTAGAGCGGCACCATGAGGATGGCGACCGGGAACATCTGCGTGACCAGGAAGGTCCACATCAGCTGGCGGTGTCCGGGAAAGCGCATGCGGGAGACCGCGTAGCCCGAACTGGCGGCGATGAAGACGCCGAGCAGGCACGTACCGAGCGCGACGATCAGCGAGTTGGCGAACCACTGGAGGAACTCGGTGTCGCCGAGGACCGTCGTGTAGTTCTCGAAGCTGATCTTGTCGGCGATGTCGCCCGGGTGCAGGTAGTCGGTCTTGTCCGGGCCGAGCGAGATCCAGGCGATCCAGCAGATCGGGAAGGCCGCTATGAATGCGGCGGCGATCAGCACGGTGTGGATGAGCACGGATGCGGAACGGGGCCGCTCGCCGCGCTTCAGCTGCCGCTTGCCCGCGGCGGGCTTGCGGGGCGGGACGGCGGCTGCCCGTTCGGCGGCCGCGACCGGGGCATCTGCGGTGGTGCTCATGGGGGTCGCTCCCCTCTCTTTCGTCATGGCTGGTGTTGTTGCTCGACGGCCTGGGCGGCCGTCAGGCGGCCTTCTCGTTGCGGGCCAGCCAGCGCCGGTAGAAGGAGGCAAAGACGATGAGCATCGACAGGATGATGACGCCGTACGCGGCGGAGCCGGCGTAGTCGCGCGGGTCCTGGCCGAAGCCGAGGCGGTAGGCCCAGGTGACGAGGATCTGTGCCTCGGGCGCTCCGGTTGCGCCGAACAGCAGGAAGATCACGACGAACTGGTTGAAGGTCCAGATGATCCCGAGCAGCACGACCGTGCTGCTGACGGAACGCAGGCCGGGAACGGTCACATGACGGAAGCGCTGCCAGGGCGTCGCGCCGTCGACCTCGGCGGCCTCGTAGAGCTCCGGCGGGATCGACTGAAGACCGCCGAGGAGCGAGACCATCATGAAGGGGACGCCGACCCAGGTGTTGACCATGACGGCGGCGGTCCGCTGCCAGAAGGGGTCACTGAGCCAGGGCTGGGCGGGCAGATGCAGCGACTCCAGCGCCATATTGAGGATGCCACCGTCGTCGGCGAGGATCAGCCGCCAGGCGAAGACGGTGACAAAGGTCGGCACGGCCCACGGCAGGATCAGGACCATTCGGTAGAAGGTGCGGCCGCGGAGCTTGCGGTTGAGCAGCAGGGCGAGCCCCATGCCGATGCTGTAGTGCAGGGCCACACAGACAACGGTCCAGACGATGGTCCAGGTGAAGTGGGGCCAGAACTGGTGGTCGCCCCCGGAGAGGATCTCCGCGTAGTTGTCGAAACCCACCCAGGAGAAGCTGTCGGGGATCTTGTTGACGCCGATCGTCTTGCCGACGTTGTTGCTGTTGGCGTCGGTCAGCGACAGATAGATGCCGCGGATCAGCGGATAGAGCACGAGCACGCCGATGACCGCGACCACCGGGGCCACCATCGCCCAGGCGTACCAATTGCGGTTGTACGACTGCCTGATACGGCTGATCGGCCCGCGGCGCGGAGCTGGGCCACGCCGGGTCTTCTCGCTTCCGCCCTCGACGGCGACGGTCATCTTCGGCACCTTTACGACAGATTCTCAGGAGGGTGTACGGAGTGCGCCGTGGTGGTACGGCCGGGGTCTGCCGGCCGTACCACCACGGGCGGCAGTGTTAGGAGAAGTCCTTGAGCAGCTTCTTGTAGGACTCGGCGGTGGTGTCCAGGCCCTTCTGGGTGCTCACCTTGCCCTGCAGGATCGCGGTGAGGTTGGTGCCCAGGTCGGCGAAGAGCGAGCTGTACTCCGGCAGTTCCGGACGGGGCCGGGCGGAGCCGGCGAGGATCGCCTGGAACTCGGCGATGCCCGGGGTGGCCTTGACCTCGGCGGTGTAGGCGGAGGTGCGGGTCGGCAGGGTGCCGTTCTTCAGCGCGATCTTGGCCTGGGTCGCACCCGAGGTCATGAAGCCGACGAACTTCTGGGCCGCGGCCTGGTGCGCCTTGTCGGAGCCGGCGTAGACCGAGAGGTTGTGGCCGCCGGTCGGGGCGCCGGCCTTGCCGGTGGCGCCGGCCGGGACGCCGGAGATGCCGAGGTTGGCCTTGTCCTTGAACGCGGCGCCCTTGTAGATGTTCGTCAGCTCCCACGGGCCCTGGACGATCATCGCGACCTTGCCGGTGTTGAAGGCGTCCATCATGTGGGCGTAGGAGTCGGCGGTCACATCGAGCTTGGCGACACCCGGCGAGGCGAGGAGGGCCTTGCTCGCGTCGACGGCCTTGACGGCCTCGGGCGAGTTGACGGTGATCTTCTTCGAGGCGGCGTCGACCATGTCGGTGCCCTCGCCGAAGAGGAAGGGGAGCTCGAAGTAGGCGTCGGCGCGGAGCTGGAAGCCGTCGACTCCGGCCTTCTCCTTGACCGCCTTGGAGACCGTCTTGATCTCTTCCCAGGTGGTCGGGGCCTTGTCGTAGCCCGCCTTCTTCAGGATCTCCTTGTTCCACATCAGGCCGAGGGAGTCGGTGACGAAGGGGGCACCGTAGGTCTTGCCCTCGTACTGGGCCTGCTTGAGGAGCGAGGGGGTGATGTCCTCGGACTGCTTCAGCGCGTCCGTGCCGTCGAGCGGGGCCAGGAACTGCGACTTGGCCCAGGAGGCGGTCCAGCCGACCTCGGCGCGGATGATGTCCGGGGCGCCCTTGCTGCCGGCCGCGGTCTGGAACTTGTTCTGCGCCTGGTCGAACGGGACGTTGACGTAGTTGACCTTGATGTCCTTGTTGGCCTTTTCGAACTCGGCGATCATCGCCTTGTACGTGGGCGCCTCATTCGTCGCATTCGACGTGTCCCACCAGGTCAGGGTGACCGGGCCGGAGGCCTTGTCGCCGCTGTCGTCTCCGCCGCACGCCGTCGCTGCCAGTGCAAGGGCCGCTACCAGCGCGGTGGCCGCTATGCCACGCCGCATGTGAACTCCTTCAG includes:
- a CDS encoding sugar ABC transporter permease: MSTTADAPVAAAERAAAVPPRKPAAGKRQLKRGERPRSASVLIHTVLIAAAFIAAFPICWIAWISLGPDKTDYLHPGDIADKISFENYTTVLGDTEFLQWFANSLIVALGTCLLGVFIAASSGYAVSRMRFPGHRQLMWTFLVTQMFPVAILMVPLYNILANMGLLDTYLALILVYCTTAIPYCAWLLKGYFDTIPREIDEAGRVDGLSPFGTFYRLILPLARPGLAVAAFYTFLTAWAEVAYASVFMLSQDKYTLAVGLTSFISEHDTQWDLMAATSVLIAIPASLFFYLVQRHLVTGLTAGAAKS
- a CDS encoding LacI family DNA-binding transcriptional regulator produces the protein MVDSVTIPPARGEASRSGGVQTGAAPRLADIAAQASVSEATASRVMNGKPGVASGTRQRVLAALDVLGYERPVRLRQRSAGLVGLLTPALTNPIFPAFAQAVEQVLAGHGYTPLLCTQLPGGATEDELVEQLQESGVNGIVFLSGVHSDTAADHSRYAELADRGVPFVLINGYSEHINAPCVSCDDRAAMRMAVHHLAELGHERIGLAIGPLRYVPAGRKAEGFTDALVGIHGYTAAAAEQLVQRSLFSVEGGHAAAGALLDKGCTAIVCGSDMMALGVTRAARERGLGVPYDLSVVGFDDSQLVAFTDPPLTTVRQPVKAMAAAAVGALLEEIQGSPVQSTEYVFQPELVVRGSTAQARR
- a CDS encoding glycoside hydrolase family 13 protein, with product MTQYLADAHHTADRTASADWWRSAVIYQVYPRSFADGNGDGMGDLPGIRSRLPYLKDLGVDAVWLSPFYASPQADAGYDVADYRAIDPMFGTLLDADALIRDAHDLGLRIIVDLVPNHSSDAHEWFKRALREGPGSPLRERYHFRPGKGADGELPPNDWESIFGGSAWTRTQNPDGTPGDWYLHLFAPEQPDFNWEHPAVADEFRSILRFWLDMGVDGFRIDVAHGLVKAAGLPDIGSGDQLKLLGNDVMPFFDQDGVHEIYRAWRTILDEYPGDRIAVAEAWTPTVERTANYVRPDELHQAFNFQYLGTHWDAAELRAVIDLSLNAMRPVGAPATWVLSNHDVTRHATRFAGPPGGTQIREAGDRELGLRRARAATLLMLALPGSAYLYQGEELGLPDVTDLPDDVRQDPAFGRTEGQDGFRDGCRVPIPWTADGFSYGFGTGGSWLPQPESWAALSVEAQTGVAGSTLELYRSALATRREHPALGAGDAVEWLEAPEGVLALRRPGGFVCTVNTTGAAVRIPAPGRVLLASTAVEPAGGEAELPADSTVWWTR
- a CDS encoding carbohydrate ABC transporter permease — translated: MTVAVEGGSEKTRRGPAPRRGPISRIRQSYNRNWYAWAMVAPVVAVIGVLVLYPLIRGIYLSLTDANSNNVGKTIGVNKIPDSFSWVGFDNYAEILSGGDHQFWPHFTWTIVWTVVCVALHYSIGMGLALLLNRKLRGRTFYRMVLILPWAVPTFVTVFAWRLILADDGGILNMALESLHLPAQPWLSDPFWQRTAAVMVNTWVGVPFMMVSLLGGLQSIPPELYEAAEVDGATPWQRFRHVTVPGLRSVSSTVVLLGIIWTFNQFVVIFLLFGATGAPEAQILVTWAYRLGFGQDPRDYAGSAAYGVIILSMLIVFASFYRRWLARNEKAA
- a CDS encoding extracellular solute-binding protein — protein: MRRGIAATALVAALALAATACGGDDSGDKASGPVTLTWWDTSNATNEAPTYKAMIAEFEKANKDIKVNYVNVPFDQAQNKFQTAAGSKGAPDIIRAEVGWTASWAKSQFLAPLDGTDALKQSEDITPSLLKQAQYEGKTYGAPFVTDSLGLMWNKEILKKAGYDKAPTTWEEIKTVSKAVKEKAGVDGFQLRADAYFELPFLFGEGTDMVDAASKKITVNSPEAVKAVDASKALLASPGVAKLDVTADSYAHMMDAFNTGKVAMIVQGPWELTNIYKGAAFKDKANLGISGVPAGATGKAGAPTGGHNLSVYAGSDKAHQAAAQKFVGFMTSGATQAKIALKNGTLPTRTSAYTAEVKATPGIAEFQAILAGSARPRPELPEYSSLFADLGTNLTAILQGKVSTQKGLDTTAESYKKLLKDFS